A window of Bos taurus isolate L1 Dominette 01449 registration number 42190680 breed Hereford chromosome 19, ARS-UCD2.0, whole genome shotgun sequence contains these coding sequences:
- the CAVIN1 gene encoding caveolae-associated protein 1 isoform 1 (isoform 1 is encoded by transcript variant 1), which yields MEDTQLHIIEQPLSGYPDAGDQGSSTMGAPAAEEPSGAGSEELIKSDQVNGVLVLSLLDKIIGAVDQIQLTQAQLEERQAEMEGAVQSIQGELSKLGKAHATTSNTVSKLLEKVRKVSVNVKTVRGSLERQAGQIKKLEVNEAELLRRRNFKVMIYQPKKKLNAPSDRATPKIVPFDLLPETEPFDMKPETVPDLPPFDQTPRTLPYYPEPTGPLPTPEEPTAGGGA from the exons ATGGAGGACACCCAGCTCCACATCATCGAGCAGCCGCTTTCCGGGTACCCCGACGCCGGGGACCAGGGGTCCTCCACCATGGGGGCTCCGGCGGCCGAGGAGCCGTCGGGGGCCGGTTCTGAGGAGCTGATCAAATCAGACCAGGTGAACGGCGTGCTGGTACTGAGCCTTCTGGACAAAATCATCGGCGCCGTCGACCAGATCCAACTGACCCAAGCTCAGCTGGAGGAGCGGCAGGCGGAGATGGAGGGCGCCGTGCAGAGCATCCAAGGCGAGCTGAGCAAGCTGGGCAAGGCGCACGCCACCACGAGCAACACCGTGAGCAAGTTGCTGGAGAAGGTGCGCAAGGTCAGCGTCAACGTGAAGACCGTGCGCGGCAGCCTGGAGCGCCAGGCCGGCCAGATCAAGAAGCTGGAGGTCAACGAGGCCGAGCTGCTGAGGCGCCGCAACTTTAAAGTCATGATCTACCAG CCCAAGAAGAAGCTGAATGCACCCTCAGACCGGGCCACACCCAAGATCGTGCCTTTTGATCTTCTGCCTGAGACTGAGCCTTTTGACATGAAGCCTGAGACAGTGCCTGACCTCCCACCCTTTGACCAGACGCCTAGGACCCTGCCCTATTACCCAGAGCCCACTGGGCCTCTGCCCACCCCTGAGGAGCCGACAGCCGGTGGGGGTGCTTAG